One window of the Manihot esculenta cultivar AM560-2 chromosome 14, M.esculenta_v8, whole genome shotgun sequence genome contains the following:
- the LOC110600195 gene encoding uncharacterized protein LOC110600195 — protein MANIKQILVVLVTLLVASTCVPVSLCAKKPVFSARKEDIPYIKCQVCEKVAKELYQLVEKKKAQFLPKKISEYQIIEMAENMCHLKKEEADWIMKIDIVEQGDKLELVEQEAEGQCNSECKTIERTCQEVLGNSDTDIAEYIFSFKPSIDSVVNYLCKDLTNACRKKPPPVPKDRIPGEPFVPKPSKEVEMEKILRSMEGMPGAPNMQMYSREDLMNMKNFGNEKADDDEDEDEDDETNFPSKLAKVLREKESKKDDWKEKIAEGIKTASETLKSHVNSVSNRMRHWWKGIKASWTNKNSETVKLEL, from the exons ATGGCTAATATCAAGCAAATACTGGTAGTTTTAGTGACTTTATTGGTGGCATCAACATGTGTGCCAGTCTCTCTCTGTGCCAAGAAACCTGTTTTTAGTGCAAGAAAAGAGGACATACCATACATCAAATGCCAAGTATGTGAAAAGGTAGCAAAGGAGTTGTACCAGCTGGTAGAAAAAAAGAAGGCTCAGTTCTTACCCAAGAAG ATCTCAGAGTATCAAATCATTGAGATGGCAGAGAATATGTGTCACTTGAAGAAGGAAGAAGCTGATTGGATAATGAAGATTGACATAGTGGAGCAAGGGGATAAATTAGAG CTGGTAGAACAAGAAGCTGAAGGTCAATGCAATTCTGAATGCAAGACAATAGAGCGGACTTGTCAGGAG GTTCTGGGGAATTCTGATACTGATATTGCTGAGTACATATTTAGCTTCAAGCCCAGCATTGATTCAGTGGTTAACTATTTGTGCAAAGACCTGACTAATGCATGCAGAAAGAAGCCACCTCCAGTTCCCAAG GATAGGATTCCTGGAGAACCATTTGTGCCAAAACCATCTAAAGAGGTTGAAATGGAGAAAATACTGAGATCCATGGAG GGGATGCCAGGAGCACCTAACATGCAAATGTATTCAAGGGAAGATCTGATGAACATGAAAAACTTTGGTAATGAAAAagctgatgatgatgaagatgaagatgaagatgacgAGACAAACTTCCCTTCAAAATTG GCAAAAGTtctgagagagaaagagagcaaAAAGGATGACTGGAAAGAGAAGATTGCCGAAGGAATCAAGACTGCAAGTGAGACACTGAAGAGCCATGTGAACAGTGTCTCCAACAGGATGCGACATTGGTGGAAAGGAATAAAAGCATCATGGACAAATAAGAATTCAGAGACTGTCAAATTAGAGCTTTAG